The Paenibacillus polymyxa M1 DNA segment GACCATATTCAATTTGCCATCTCTCGATACAGAAAATCCGTGGGACTTAAAAATTCACTGTTATGGCAGATCAAAAAATTTTACAAAAAAGAATTTATGATAGGTATGAATGCATTGGACGTTATTCATGCTCAATTTGGCATTCAAATGGATGAGCATGAAGCAAGCTTTATTGCCATGCATTTTGTTAATGCAAGACAAGACGGTCAGGGCATGAAACAAACGGTTGAGATTACTGAAGTCATTGATGACATTTTCAATATTGTAACCGATTACTATCAGATTACACTGGATGAAACCTCATTTAATTATTCGCGGTTTATTACTCATTTGCAGTACTTTGCCCAGCGCTTGCTAAGCAATGAACAAGAGCAATTAGCTTCAGGGGATAACTTCTTGTATGATCAAGTCAAAGAAAAATACGAGAGGGCTTTTCAGTGTACCCAATTAATTAATCAATATTTGGAATTAAAGCATGAAAGTGCGATGTCGATTGACGAGAAAGTGTATTTGACGATTCATATACAGCGTGTAACCTCCAGAAATGATTTGGCTGATGCTTAAAAAAAAGCTTGCAAACGATTTCGGAGTGTTTTATAGTAGGCTCACAACTTAAATTTAAGGATTGTTACTGATAAGCAGGCGATACCTAAATGAATGGCAGTGATCATTTTCTTTGATCATACAGGCCTTTCGTTTAGGTATTTTTTTGTTTTCAGGCAATCTGCCCCAGAGGAGAATGAACATGGACCATAAGAAAATGGGCGAGGATATCGTACGTCTCGTTGGAGGAGAAGAAAATA contains these protein-coding regions:
- the licT gene encoding BglG family transcription antiterminator LicT; this translates as MIIRQIFNNNVIRAENQVGHEFVVIGNGLGFKKKNGQRVDEEKIEKTFVLKSDKIPQKLIDLIGETSVEYLKVADEIVGSAKKEMGDIFSDNIYISLIDHIQFAISRYRKSVGLKNSLLWQIKKFYKKEFMIGMNALDVIHAQFGIQMDEHEASFIAMHFVNARQDGQGMKQTVEITEVIDDIFNIVTDYYQITLDETSFNYSRFITHLQYFAQRLLSNEQEQLASGDNFLYDQVKEKYERAFQCTQLINQYLELKHESAMSIDEKVYLTIHIQRVTSRNDLADA